Proteins encoded within one genomic window of Cytophagales bacterium:
- a CDS encoding DUF1295 domain-containing protein gives MNKYLFRLIGYLPYFVCFAVLLMSNTFHQIASFNAAVQLVLFLLVVCIPAYKTKRMSYVDIGWPWGLVCIGLVAIFLGDGVLWRKIIVGVMYMVAGLRMGVFAVIMWRKGHLNKELNRYQFQRKRWAKRGFTNDGVSLQYEILVQCFANITFLALPAFFQSQNPTAELSPIELLGYLLWLAFMLFEHVADLQKSKFARVAKKSGDAKAPCNVGLWKYSRHPNYFGEWMVWNGLIIASIPSAIYFYGQESSWIWGFLIAGLVFIARLMYLTLVYYTGAVPSEYYSLKKRPGYADYQKQTNRFFPGPRKV, from the coding sequence ATGAATAAATATCTATTCCGCCTGATCGGCTATCTCCCGTATTTTGTATGTTTTGCTGTTCTGCTGATGAGTAATACTTTTCATCAGATCGCCTCTTTCAATGCGGCTGTTCAATTGGTCTTATTTCTGTTGGTCGTTTGTATCCCTGCTTACAAGACAAAGCGCATGTCTTATGTGGATATCGGATGGCCCTGGGGGTTGGTTTGTATAGGCTTAGTGGCGATATTCCTGGGGGATGGTGTACTATGGAGAAAGATCATTGTAGGAGTGATGTACATGGTTGCAGGATTGCGAATGGGTGTGTTTGCAGTGATCATGTGGCGCAAGGGTCATCTGAATAAAGAATTGAATAGATACCAGTTTCAGCGCAAGAGATGGGCAAAGAGAGGATTTACCAACGACGGTGTTTCCTTGCAATATGAGATACTTGTACAGTGTTTTGCCAACATTACTTTTCTGGCGCTTCCGGCATTTTTTCAGTCGCAAAATCCAACGGCAGAACTTTCTCCGATTGAGTTGTTAGGATATTTACTCTGGTTGGCATTTATGCTCTTCGAGCATGTGGCTGATCTTCAGAAAAGCAAGTTTGCAAGAGTGGCTAAAAAATCAGGTGATGCCAAAGCCCCATGTAACGTAGGCCTGTGGAAATACAGCCGCCACCCCAACTATTTTGGTGAATGGATGGTTTGGAATGGCTTGATCATCGCTTCCATACCTTCTGCGATTTATTTTTATGGACAGGAATCTTCTTGGATTTGGGGATTTCTGATTGCTGGACTTGTATTTATTGCCCGCCTCATGTACCTGACATTGGTTTACTACACAGGAGCTGTGCCCTCCGAATATTATTCCTTGAAGAAACGACCAGGCTATGCGGATTACCAAAAGCAGACCAATAGGTTCTTTCCCGGACCTAGGAAAGTATGA
- a CDS encoding nucleotidyl transferase AbiEii/AbiGii toxin family protein, which yields MSIAPNNRFPDHFRDFIVALNQYEVEYLLIGGYAMGAYGHHRGTGDLDIFINANEKNAERMNAACVSYGIPEKDLNHEMFLIPRMIGIGQPPLRIEILKKLDVLEFRYAYERASFKNVDDLDIRVISVDDLILLKKAAIKDRSKARDSEDLTFLEKLKSRFS from the coding sequence ATGAGCATAGCTCCGAATAATCGTTTTCCAGATCACTTTAGAGATTTTATTGTTGCTTTGAACCAGTATGAGGTCGAGTATCTGTTGATTGGCGGCTACGCGATGGGTGCTTATGGGCATCATAGAGGCACAGGAGACCTGGATATCTTCATCAATGCAAATGAGAAGAACGCGGAGCGTATGAATGCTGCATGCGTTTCATATGGAATTCCAGAAAAGGATTTAAATCATGAAATGTTTTTGATTCCAAGAATGATTGGCATTGGTCAGCCTCCATTGAGAATTGAGATATTAAAGAAATTGGATGTTCTCGAGTTTAGGTATGCATATGAAAGAGCATCATTTAAGAATGTCGATGATTTAGATATTCGCGTAATTAGTGTAGATGATCTTATTTTATTGAAAAAGGCTGCTATTAAGGACAGGTCAAAAGCAAGGGACTCAGAAGACCTTACTTTTTTGGAGAAGCTCAAGTCAAGATTCTCTTAG
- a CDS encoding helix-turn-helix transcriptional regulator — protein sequence MKGSHLGEFEELVMLIVGFLFPDAYGLAVKNELIEQSGRKIAIGAVHAALNRLEEKGFLISKLADGTKKRGGRRKKLYEITATGKKALETSRDLRNSIWDKIPELAWKQL from the coding sequence ATGAAAGGCTCACATCTAGGAGAATTTGAAGAACTGGTCATGCTTATTGTCGGGTTCCTTTTTCCTGATGCCTATGGCCTGGCGGTCAAAAATGAATTGATCGAGCAATCGGGGCGTAAGATCGCTATCGGAGCCGTGCATGCTGCCCTTAACCGCCTGGAGGAAAAGGGGTTCTTGATCTCAAAACTTGCTGATGGGACCAAAAAGCGCGGTGGTCGTAGGAAGAAGCTTTATGAAATCACTGCTACAGGCAAAAAGGCCCTGGAAACCAGCCGTGACCTCCGAAATAGCATTTGGGACAAAATCCCTGAATTAGCCTGGAAACAACTATGA